The following coding sequences lie in one Sphingomonas sp. M1-B02 genomic window:
- the rpsS gene encoding 30S ribosomal protein S19: MARSVWKGPFVDLHLLKKAQTAQETNARAPIKTWSRRSTILPDFVGLTFSVYNGRKFVPVSVNEDMVGMKLGEFAPTRFFPGHAADKKGKR; encoded by the coding sequence ATGGCTCGCTCAGTCTGGAAGGGTCCGTTCGTGGACCTCCATCTGCTGAAGAAGGCGCAGACCGCGCAGGAAACCAACGCGCGTGCGCCGATCAAGACCTGGTCGCGCCGCTCGACGATCCTGCCCGATTTCGTCGGCCTGACCTTCAGCGTCTATAACGGCCGCAAGTTCGTGCCGGTCTCGGTCAACGAGGACATGGTGGGCATGAAGCTCGGCGAGTTCGCGCCGACCCGTTTCTTCCCCGGCCACGCCGCGGACAAGAAGGGCAAGCGCTGA
- a CDS encoding bactofilin family protein, with the protein MFNSHRNSRDERAAPPAPSQQTSRGARGMFSVIGPDVTVTGAVTASADLHIDGRVEGDVTCGTLAQGAESQIFGSVTADTARIAGSIEGTVRVKQLTIERSAKITGDVEYENITIENGGHVDGRLKHMSSIDASAAAGPRAVPSTPLAPAADEAA; encoded by the coding sequence ATGTTCAACAGCCACCGCAACAGCCGCGACGAGCGCGCCGCCCCCCCTGCCCCATCGCAACAGACCAGCCGCGGCGCCCGCGGCATGTTTTCGGTGATCGGCCCCGACGTCACGGTCACGGGCGCCGTCACTGCCAGCGCCGACCTTCATATCGATGGCCGGGTCGAGGGCGACGTGACCTGCGGGACGCTTGCCCAAGGCGCCGAGAGCCAGATTTTCGGCAGCGTTACCGCCGACACCGCACGGATCGCCGGCTCGATCGAAGGCACCGTCCGCGTCAAGCAGCTCACCATCGAGCGTTCGGCCAAGATCACCGGCGATGTCGAATATGAGAATATCACGATCGAGAATGGCGGGCATGTCGACGGCCGCCTCAAGCATATGAGCTCGATCGACGCGAGCGCCGCCGCGGGGCCGCGCGCCGTGCCCAGCACTCCGCTCGCGCCCGCCGCCGACGAAGCCGCCTGA
- the rplB gene encoding 50S ribosomal protein L2 encodes MALKNYNPTTPSQRGLVLIDRSNLFKGRPIKALTEGKSKSGGRNNKGHVTSRGIAGGHKQRYRIVDFKRRLWDVEGTVERIEYDPNRTAFIALINYGDSPEGKSNVAYIIAPQRLAVGDKVIAAKKTDVKPGNAMELASMPVGTIVHNVEMKPGKGGQIARSAGTYVQVVGRDRGMVIVRLNSGEQRYIHGNCMATVGAVSNPDNQNTNLGKAGRNRWLGKRPLTRGVAKNPVDHPHGGGEGRTSGGRHPVTPWGKPTKGARTRHNKSTDKMIIRSRHSTKRKG; translated from the coding sequence ATGGCACTCAAAAATTATAATCCGACGACCCCGTCGCAGCGCGGCCTGGTCCTCATCGATCGTTCGAACCTGTTCAAGGGTCGTCCGATCAAGGCGCTTACCGAAGGCAAGAGCAAGTCGGGCGGCCGCAACAACAAGGGCCATGTCACCTCGCGCGGCATCGCCGGCGGTCACAAGCAGCGCTATCGCATCGTCGATTTCAAGCGCCGCCTGTGGGACGTGGAAGGCACCGTGGAGCGGATCGAATATGATCCCAACCGCACCGCCTTCATCGCGCTGATCAACTATGGCGATTCGCCCGAGGGCAAGTCGAACGTCGCCTACATCATCGCGCCGCAGCGCCTCGCCGTCGGCGACAAGGTGATCGCCGCGAAGAAGACCGACGTGAAGCCGGGCAACGCCATGGAGCTCGCATCGATGCCTGTCGGCACCATCGTCCACAATGTGGAGATGAAGCCGGGCAAGGGCGGTCAGATCGCCCGTTCGGCAGGCACTTATGTGCAGGTCGTCGGTCGTGATCGCGGGATGGTGATCGTTCGCCTGAACTCGGGCGAGCAGCGCTACATCCACGGCAATTGCATGGCGACGGTCGGTGCGGTGTCCAATCCGGACAACCAGAACACCAACCTCGGCAAGGCAGGCCGCAACCGTTGGCTGGGCAAGCGCCCGCTGACGCGCGGTGTCGCCAAGAACCCGGTCGACCATCCGCACGGCGGCGGCGAAGGCCGTACCTCGGGCGGCCGTCATCCGGTCACGCCGTGGGGCAAGCCGACGAAGGGTGCTCGCACTCGTCACAACAAGTCGACCGACAAGATGATCATCCGGTCGCGTCATTCGACGAAGAGGAAGGGCTAA
- the fusA gene encoding elongation factor G — MARSHPLDRYRNIGIMAHIDAGKTTTTERILYYTGKSYKIGEVHEGTATMDWMEQEQERGITITSAATTCKWRAAEGKGEEHLINIIDTPGHVDFTIEVERSLRVLDGAVACFDGVAGVEPQSETVWRQADKYGVPRMCFINKLDRTGADFYFCVNSIIERLGARPAVLYLPIGMEGGFKGLVDLVENRAIIWLEESLGAKFEYADIPEDLADKAAKYRSELIEMAVEQDDALMEAYLEGNEPSVADLKALIRKGTLSMAFVPVVCGSAFKNKGVQPLLDAVVDYLPSPLDVPAIQGLKLDGVTPDERPSSDDVPFSALAFKIMNDPFVGTLTFARIYSGKLETASQVTNSVKDKKEKVGRMLLMHANDREDIQVAYAGDIVALAGLKDTTTGDTLCAINAPIILERMEFPEPVIELSVEPKTKADQEKMGVALNRLAREDPSFRVSSDAESGQTIIKGMGELHLEILVDRMKREFKVEANVGAPQVAYREYLGKPVDIDYTHKKQSGGTGQFGRVKVKLTPGERGSGIIFKDEIKGGNIPKEYIPAIEKGFRETAATGSLVGFPIIDFEILLYDGAYHDVDSSALAFEICARGAMREAAQKSGIKLLEPIMKVEVVTPEDYLGDVIGDMNSRRGQIQGTDSRGNAQTVDAMVPLANMFGYVNSLRSFTQGRAQYSMQFSHYDEVPANVADEVKAKLA; from the coding sequence ATGGCCCGCAGCCATCCGCTCGACCGCTATCGTAACATCGGCATCATGGCGCATATCGACGCCGGCAAGACGACGACGACCGAGCGCATCCTCTATTACACCGGCAAGTCCTACAAGATCGGCGAAGTGCATGAAGGCACCGCGACGATGGACTGGATGGAGCAGGAGCAGGAGCGCGGGATCACGATCACGTCCGCCGCGACGACGTGCAAGTGGCGTGCCGCCGAAGGCAAGGGCGAAGAGCATCTGATCAACATCATCGACACGCCGGGCCACGTCGACTTCACGATCGAAGTCGAGCGTTCGCTGCGCGTGCTCGACGGCGCGGTCGCCTGCTTCGACGGCGTTGCCGGCGTCGAGCCGCAGTCCGAGACCGTGTGGCGTCAGGCCGACAAGTACGGCGTGCCGCGGATGTGCTTCATCAACAAGCTCGACCGCACCGGCGCCGACTTCTATTTCTGCGTCAACTCGATCATCGAGCGCCTCGGCGCGCGTCCGGCGGTGCTGTATCTCCCGATCGGCATGGAAGGCGGCTTCAAGGGTCTCGTCGACCTGGTCGAGAACCGCGCGATCATCTGGCTCGAGGAGAGCCTGGGCGCGAAGTTCGAATATGCGGACATCCCTGAGGATCTCGCCGACAAGGCCGCCAAGTATCGTAGCGAGCTGATCGAGATGGCTGTCGAGCAGGACGACGCCCTCATGGAAGCCTATCTCGAAGGCAATGAGCCGTCGGTCGCCGACCTCAAGGCGCTGATCCGCAAGGGCACGCTCAGCATGGCGTTCGTGCCGGTGGTGTGCGGCTCGGCGTTCAAGAACAAGGGCGTGCAGCCCTTGCTCGACGCCGTGGTCGACTATCTGCCTTCGCCGCTCGACGTTCCCGCGATCCAGGGCCTCAAGCTCGACGGCGTGACGCCGGACGAGCGTCCTTCGTCGGACGACGTGCCTTTCTCGGCACTGGCGTTCAAGATCATGAACGATCCGTTCGTCGGCACGCTGACCTTCGCGCGCATCTATTCGGGCAAGCTCGAGACCGCGTCGCAGGTCACGAACTCGGTCAAGGACAAGAAGGAAAAGGTCGGCCGCATGCTGCTGATGCATGCCAACGACCGCGAGGACATCCAGGTGGCCTATGCCGGCGACATCGTCGCATTGGCGGGTCTCAAGGACACCACGACCGGTGACACGCTGTGCGCCATCAACGCGCCGATCATTCTCGAGCGGATGGAATTCCCCGAGCCGGTGATCGAGCTGTCGGTGGAGCCCAAGACCAAGGCCGACCAGGAGAAGATGGGCGTCGCGCTCAATCGCCTGGCGCGCGAGGATCCGTCGTTCCGCGTGTCTTCGGATGCGGAGAGCGGCCAGACCATCATCAAGGGCATGGGCGAGCTCCATCTCGAGATCCTGGTCGATCGCATGAAGCGCGAGTTCAAGGTCGAGGCCAATGTCGGCGCGCCGCAGGTGGCGTATCGCGAATATCTCGGCAAGCCCGTAGATATCGACTATACCCACAAGAAGCAGTCGGGCGGCACCGGCCAGTTCGGTCGCGTGAAGGTCAAGCTGACCCCGGGCGAGCGCGGTTCGGGCATCATCTTCAAGGACGAGATCAAGGGCGGTAATATTCCCAAGGAATATATCCCCGCGATCGAGAAGGGCTTCCGCGAGACGGCAGCCACGGGCTCGCTGGTCGGCTTCCCGATCATCGACTTCGAGATCCTGCTGTATGACGGTGCCTATCATGACGTCGATTCGTCGGCGCTGGCGTTCGAAATCTGTGCCCGCGGCGCAATGCGCGAAGCGGCCCAGAAGTCGGGCATCAAGCTGCTCGAGCCGATCATGAAGGTCGAGGTCGTGACGCCTGAGGATTATCTGGGCGACGTCATCGGCGACATGAACAGCCGTCGAGGCCAGATCCAGGGCACCGACAGCCGCGGCAATGCGCAGACGGTCGACGCGATGGTCCCGCTGGCCAACATGTTCGGCTATGTGAACTCGCTCCGCTCGTTCACCCAGGGCCGCGCGCAGTACAGCATGCAGTTCTCGCATTACGACGAAGTGCCCGCAAATGTGGCCGACGAAGTGAAGGCCAAGCTGGCGTAA
- the rpsG gene encoding 30S ribosomal protein S7, which translates to MARRRRPEKRIILPDPVYGDEVLSKFMNSVMLDGKKSVAENIVYSAMETVEQRAKREPIGVFHDALNNIKPGIEVRSRRVGGATYQVPVEVRPERAQALAIRWLITSARNRSEHTMSARLSGELMDAANNRGNAVKKREDTHRMAEANRAFSHYRW; encoded by the coding sequence ATGGCACGTCGTCGCCGCCCAGAAAAGCGCATAATCCTGCCTGATCCCGTTTACGGTGATGAGGTCCTGTCGAAGTTCATGAATTCGGTGATGCTGGACGGAAAGAAGTCCGTCGCCGAGAACATCGTCTATTCGGCAATGGAAACCGTCGAGCAGCGCGCCAAGCGCGAGCCGATCGGCGTGTTCCATGACGCGCTGAACAACATCAAGCCGGGCATCGAAGTCCGTTCGCGCCGCGTCGGCGGTGCGACCTACCAGGTCCCGGTCGAGGTGCGCCCCGAGCGCGCCCAGGCGCTGGCGATCCGCTGGCTGATCACCTCCGCCCGCAATCGCAGCGAGCACACCATGTCGGCACGCCTCTCGGGCGAGCTGATGGATGCCGCCAACAACCGCGGCAACGCAGTGAAGAAGCGCGAAGACACGCACCGGATGGCCGAAGCCAACCGCGCCTTCTCGCACTACCGCTGGTAA
- the tuf gene encoding elongation factor Tu, whose product MAKAKFERNKPHLNIGTIGHVDHGKTSLTAAITKVLAETTGGTAVDFANIDKAPEERERGITISTAHVEYETDARHYAHVDCPGHADYVKNMITGAAQMDGAILVVSATDGPMPQTKEHILLAKQVGVPTMVVFLNKVDLVDDEEILELVEMEIREELSKREFDGDNIPIIRGSATCALSGSNDTFGKDAILALMKAVDESIPQPERPLDKPFMMPIEDVFSISGRGTVVTGRVETGIIKVGEEVEIVGIHPEVRKTVVTGVEMFRKLLDQGQAGDNVGALIRGVGRDEVERGQVLCKPGSIKPHTDFQSSVYVLSKDEGGRHTPFFANYRPQFYFRTTDVTGTIDLPEGTEMVMPGDEVALGIKLIAPIAMDVGQRFTIREGGRTVGAGVVSAIDK is encoded by the coding sequence ATGGCGAAGGCAAAATTTGAGCGGAACAAGCCGCATCTCAACATCGGCACCATCGGTCACGTCGACCATGGCAAGACGTCGCTGACGGCCGCCATCACGAAGGTTCTGGCAGAGACCACCGGCGGCACCGCCGTCGACTTCGCCAACATCGACAAGGCACCGGAAGAGCGCGAGCGCGGCATCACCATCTCGACCGCGCACGTCGAGTATGAGACCGACGCACGGCACTATGCGCACGTCGATTGCCCGGGCCACGCCGATTATGTGAAGAACATGATCACCGGCGCGGCGCAGATGGACGGCGCGATCCTGGTCGTGTCGGCCACCGACGGCCCGATGCCGCAGACCAAGGAGCACATCCTGCTCGCAAAGCAGGTCGGCGTTCCCACCATGGTCGTCTTCCTGAACAAGGTCGATCTGGTCGACGACGAGGAAATCCTCGAGCTGGTCGAAATGGAAATCCGCGAGGAGCTCTCCAAGCGCGAATTCGACGGCGACAACATTCCGATCATCCGCGGTTCGGCAACCTGCGCGCTTTCGGGCTCGAACGACACGTTCGGCAAGGACGCGATCCTGGCGCTGATGAAGGCGGTCGACGAATCGATCCCGCAGCCCGAGCGTCCGCTCGACAAGCCGTTCATGATGCCGATCGAGGACGTGTTCTCGATCTCGGGCCGCGGTACGGTCGTCACCGGTCGCGTCGAGACCGGCATCATCAAGGTTGGTGAAGAAGTCGAGATCGTCGGCATCCATCCGGAAGTCCGCAAGACCGTCGTCACCGGCGTCGAGATGTTCCGCAAGCTGCTCGATCAGGGCCAGGCTGGCGACAACGTCGGTGCGCTGATCCGTGGCGTTGGTCGCGACGAAGTCGAGCGTGGCCAGGTTCTCTGCAAGCCGGGCTCGATCAAGCCGCACACCGACTTCCAGTCGTCGGTCTATGTCCTCTCGAAGGACGAGGGTGGCCGTCACACGCCGTTCTTCGCCAACTATCGTCCGCAGTTCTACTTCCGCACCACGGACGTGACCGGCACGATCGATCTGCCTGAGGGCACCGAGATGGTCATGCCGGGCGACGAAGTTGCCCTCGGCATCAAGCTCATCGCACCGATCGCGATGGACGTTGGCCAGCGCTTCACGATCCGCGAGGGCGGTCGTACCGTCGGCGCCGGCGTCGTCAGCGCAATCGACAAGTAA
- the rplD gene encoding 50S ribosomal protein L4 has product MKIKVQTLDAAEKGDIELNDEIFAVEPRADILHRVVTWQLEKRRGTARGTRERSDVARTGKKFGRQKGGGTARHGDRRAPIFIGGGKAHGARVRDFNPSLNKKIRALGLKMALSSHAKAGSLVIMDSLAVAENKTKTLVGNLEKLNFGKTLVIDGDMVDNSFALAAGNLHKVNVMPAVGANVYDILKHDTLVLTRAAVEKLEARFNG; this is encoded by the coding sequence ATGAAGATCAAGGTTCAAACCCTCGACGCGGCCGAGAAGGGCGACATCGAGCTCAACGACGAGATCTTCGCCGTCGAGCCGCGTGCCGACATCCTGCACCGCGTCGTCACCTGGCAGCTCGAAAAGCGTCGCGGCACTGCCCGCGGCACCCGCGAGCGTTCGGATGTCGCGCGCACCGGCAAGAAGTTCGGTCGCCAGAAGGGCGGCGGTACGGCACGTCACGGCGATCGCCGCGCTCCGATCTTCATCGGCGGCGGTAAGGCGCACGGCGCCCGCGTCCGCGACTTCAATCCGTCGCTGAACAAGAAGATCCGCGCGCTCGGCCTCAAGATGGCGCTTTCGAGCCATGCCAAGGCGGGCTCGCTGGTCATCATGGACAGCCTGGCGGTCGCCGAGAACAAGACCAAGACGCTGGTCGGCAATCTCGAGAAGCTGAACTTCGGCAAGACGCTCGTCATCGACGGCGACATGGTCGACAACAGCTTCGCGCTGGCAGCGGGCAACCTGCACAAGGTCAACGTGATGCCGGCCGTAGGCGCCAACGTCTATGACATCCTGAAGCACGACACGCTGGTCCTGACCCGCGCTGCCGTCGAAAAGCTGGAGGCGCGCTTCAATGGCTAA
- the rplV gene encoding 50S ribosomal protein L22: MSKPKAPRRVADNEALSVGTQIRGSAQKLNLVAGLIRGRKAGDALNILAFSKKGMAEEARKVLASAIANAENNHNLDVDALVVAEASVGKSITMKRFATRGRGKSTRILKPFSRLRIVVREQEEA; the protein is encoded by the coding sequence ATGTCTAAGCCTAAGGCACCCCGTCGCGTCGCCGACAACGAGGCTCTCTCGGTCGGCACGCAGATCCGCGGTTCGGCGCAGAAGCTCAACCTGGTTGCGGGCCTGATCCGCGGCCGCAAGGCTGGCGACGCGCTCAACATCCTGGCCTTCTCCAAGAAGGGCATGGCCGAGGAAGCCCGCAAGGTTCTCGCGTCGGCGATTGCGAACGCGGAAAACAACCACAACCTCGATGTCGACGCGCTCGTCGTCGCCGAGGCGTCGGTCGGCAAGTCGATCACGATGAAGCGCTTCGCGACCCGCGGCCGTGGCAAGTCCACCCGCATCCTGAAGCCGTTCAGCCGTCTTCGCATCGTCGTCCGCGAGCAGGAAGAAGCATAA
- a CDS encoding 50S ribosomal protein L23, translating to MAKKQQAAIDNRHYDVILAPHITEKATMMSEHNAVVFKVAGDATKPEIKAAVEALFSVKVTGVNTIVQKGKTKKWKGAPYKRSDMKKAIVTLADGDQIDVTTGI from the coding sequence ATGGCTAAGAAGCAACAGGCCGCGATCGATAACCGTCATTATGACGTGATCCTCGCGCCGCACATCACCGAGAAAGCCACGATGATGTCCGAGCACAACGCCGTTGTGTTCAAGGTCGCTGGCGACGCCACCAAGCCCGAGATCAAGGCCGCCGTCGAGGCGCTGTTCTCGGTCAAGGTCACCGGCGTCAACACGATCGTCCAGAAGGGCAAGACCAAGAAGTGGAAGGGCGCTCCCTACAAGCGCTCGGACATGAAGAAAGCGATCGTGACGCTCGCCGACGGCGACCAGATCGACGTGACGACGGGAATCTGA
- the rpsL gene encoding 30S ribosomal protein S12: protein MPTINQLVRKGREPQKAKSKVPAMEANPQKRGVCTRVYTTTPKKPNSALRKVAKVRLTNQREVISYIPGEGHNLQEHSVVLIRGGRVRDLPGVRYHVLRGVLDTQGVKDRRQSRSKYGAKRPK from the coding sequence ATGCCAACGATCAACCAGCTGGTCCGCAAGGGCCGCGAGCCGCAGAAGGCCAAGTCCAAGGTCCCTGCGATGGAAGCAAATCCGCAGAAGCGCGGCGTTTGCACCCGCGTTTATACGACGACTCCGAAGAAGCCGAACTCGGCTCTGCGCAAGGTGGCCAAGGTCCGCCTGACCAACCAGCGCGAAGTCATTTCGTATATCCCCGGTGAGGGCCACAACCTCCAGGAGCATTCGGTCGTGCTGATCCGCGGCGGTCGCGTTCGCGATCTTCCCGGCGTGCGCTACCATGTCCTGCGCGGCGTGCTCGATACACAGGGTGTCAAGGATCGTCGCCAGTCGCGTTCCAAGTACGGCGCCAAGCGTCCGAAGTAA
- the rplC gene encoding 50S ribosomal protein L3 — protein MRTGVIAKKLGMTRLFQDDGRHVPVTVLALEGLQVISIREQDRDGYTAVQLGAGTAKSKNVSKPQRGHFGKAEVEPKAVVHEFRVDADGLLEVGAEISAAHYVAGQYVDIQGKTQGKGFQGGMKRWGFGGLRATHGVSVSHRSLGSTGQRQDPGKVFKNKKMAGHMGDKYRTQQNLEIVGTDVERGLLFVKGSVPGSKGGWLFVKDSVKIARPEGAPFPAGIRDPEHKGEEHHVAEVEPGAVHELEPLPGAEEVAAGVAEADAHGAGQSDAEIDVPQGDTTGQEG, from the coding sequence ATGCGCACTGGCGTGATCGCGAAGAAGTTGGGGATGACCCGCCTGTTCCAGGACGACGGCCGCCACGTGCCGGTCACGGTCCTGGCGCTCGAAGGGCTGCAGGTTATCTCCATCCGCGAACAAGATCGTGACGGCTATACCGCCGTCCAGCTCGGCGCCGGTACGGCGAAGAGCAAGAACGTGTCCAAGCCGCAGCGCGGCCACTTCGGCAAGGCCGAAGTCGAGCCCAAGGCGGTGGTCCACGAATTCCGCGTCGACGCCGATGGCCTTCTCGAAGTGGGCGCCGAAATCTCGGCTGCGCACTACGTGGCCGGCCAATATGTCGATATCCAGGGCAAGACCCAGGGTAAGGGCTTCCAGGGCGGCATGAAGCGCTGGGGCTTCGGCGGTCTGCGCGCAACCCACGGCGTCTCGGTCTCGCACCGTTCGCTCGGTTCGACCGGTCAGCGCCAGGATCCGGGCAAGGTCTTCAAGAACAAGAAGATGGCCGGGCACATGGGCGACAAGTATCGCACCCAGCAGAATCTCGAGATCGTCGGCACCGACGTCGAGCGCGGCCTTCTCTTCGTCAAGGGTTCGGTCCCGGGCTCGAAGGGCGGCTGGCTGTTCGTCAAGGACAGCGTGAAGATCGCGCGCCCCGAAGGCGCGCCGTTCCCCGCAGGCATCCGCGATCCGGAGCATAAGGGCGAAGAGCATCACGTGGCCGAGGTCGAGCCCGGCGCGGTCCACGAGCTCGAGCCGTTGCCCGGTGCAGAAGAAGTTGCTGCCGGCGTTGCCGAAGCCGACGCGCACGGCGCCGGTCAGAGCGATGCCGAGATCGACGTGCCCCAGGGCGACACCACCGGCCAGGAGGGCTGA
- the rpsJ gene encoding 30S ribosomal protein S10, which translates to METQNIRIRLKAFDHRVLDQAAGDIADTARRTGALIRGPIPLPTHIDKFTVNRGPHIDKKSREQFETRTYKRMLDIVQPTPQTVDALMKLDLAAGVDVEIKLA; encoded by the coding sequence ATGGAAACGCAGAATATCCGCATTCGCCTGAAGGCGTTCGATCATCGGGTGCTCGATCAGGCTGCCGGCGACATCGCCGACACCGCGCGCCGCACCGGTGCGCTCATCCGTGGTCCGATCCCGCTGCCCACGCATATCGACAAGTTCACCGTCAACCGCGGCCCGCACATCGACAAGAAGTCGCGCGAGCAGTTCGAGACGCGCACCTACAAGCGCATGCTCGACATCGTGCAGCCGACCCCGCAGACGGTGGACGCGCTGATGAAGCTCGACCTCGCCGCTGGCGTTGACGTGGAGATCAAGCTGGCTTAA